AGACGGGGATCTTTTCCTTCAACGGGAACAAGGTCATCACCACCTCCGGCGGCGGGATGCTGGTGTCGGACGACGCGGCGCTGATCGCCAAGGCGCGCAAGCTCGCCACGCAGGCGCGCGACCCGGCTCCGCACTACGAGCACTCCGAGATCGGCTACAACTACCGGCTCAGCAACGTGCTCGCGGCTATCGGGCGCGGGCAGCTACGCGTGCTGGCCGACCGCGTGGCCGCGCGGCGCCGCAACTTCGACTTCTACGCGCGAGAGCTGGGCGGCCTTCCCGGCGTGGAGCTCATGCCCGAGGCGCCGTGGGGCACGCACAGCCGCTGGCTCACCTGCCTCACAATCGACCCCGCGGCCTTCGGCGCGGACCGCGAGGCGCTGCGGCTCGCCTTCGAGAACGAGAACATCGAGGCGCGCCCCGTGTGGAAGCCCATGCACCTGCAGCCCATCTTCGCCTCGCACGACAGCGTGGGCGGCGAAGTGGCCGCGGACCTCTTCGAGCGCGGGCTCTGCCTCCCCTCCGGCTCCAACCTGGAGACGAGCGACCTGGAACGGGTGTGCGACGTGGTGCGCCGGATGGCGCGCTAAAACCGTGTCGAAAACCTCGCCTGCCGAATGGTGCTCTACGCCGCACCCACGCAGCAGCGCGTTAACCCCGTCCATCTAGGCGTGCTCGGCAGTCTTCAGGTGCGCTACCGCCACAGGCGAGCAGCCTGGATCGCTCACTGCGAGATCATCTACTTATCTGGCGGTTCGTTTCGCAATACCAGCGCATGGCCCTGAGTTTGCGGCGGACGAGGCCCTAGACGGGAATGTCTGGCGTCGGAACGTGACGCGGGTTACCGTGTAGATTGTACGCCTCAGACACCTGGACGGTACAGAATGCACACGTTGAAGCAACTGACGCAGACGCCGCTGTCGTTCCTTACGGGAATGGCACGCGCCCTGGATCTGGGTAACACGCTCGACGAGTACGACCTCTCCGCTGAGGACTTCGTGCGCCTTCCGACGGACGCCGAGATGTTGGCGTCTGACCGCGAAGCGCTTCGCGAGGACTGCTTCAACGCCTACTCTAGCGTGCTCGAAACCGTCGATGGGCAGACGCCATAACCAGGTCACGCGTACGAACGCCGCTGGATCATCCCCGAACCAGAATTCACAGACCCAATCGGGCGGCTTTGTCGCCCGATTCGAGTCTCAGCAGGTCACGTACGATAGTGTCCTCCCTCCCGCAGAGGAGCTGGAGCGGCTAGAGGCGTTGAGTCCGGGCACGATCGACTGGTTCAAGCAGCTCGCCGCCGAGGAGGCGCATTCTAGACGTGGCAGGATGGACCGAACGCTCGATCTCCAGTCGCGCCACCTCTGGTTCAGCGGACTCAATTCGACGCTGGGCGTAATGTTCGCGGGCACGATCGGGATCTGCGGGGTTGTGGGCGGCCTCTATGCGGCGGCGCAGGGGTATATCACGGATTGGGCGGGCGTGAGCACCGCTCTGGCATCGCTCGCTGCCCTTATGGGAGTGTTCGTCGTTGGTAAGACCAGGACCAACAAGAAGCCTTGAGTCAAGATCACCCTGATTTCAAATTGAAACGAAAGCGGGGCCGGAGAGCGCGGCCAAGCTTGCCGGACTACCTGACG
Above is a genomic segment from Longimicrobium sp. containing:
- a CDS encoding aminotransferase class I/II-fold pyridoxal phosphate-dependent enzyme, with the protein product MNEPRERIYLSSPHMGGAEQELVADAFATNWIAPLGPHVDAFEREFADIVGSPHAAALSSGTAAIHLALILAGVGRGDEVVVSSLTFSASVNPILYVGATPVFIDCDRASWNMDPALLAQALRDRARAGRLPRAVVVVHLYGQSADLDPIVETCREHGVTLIEDAAEALGASYRGRSPGTLGQTGIFSFNGNKVITTSGGGMLVSDDAALIAKARKLATQARDPAPHYEHSEIGYNYRLSNVLAAIGRGQLRVLADRVAARRRNFDFYARELGGLPGVELMPEAPWGTHSRWLTCLTIDPAAFGADREALRLAFENENIEARPVWKPMHLQPIFASHDSVGGEVAADLFERGLCLPSGSNLETSDLERVCDVVRRMAR